The Penaeus chinensis breed Huanghai No. 1 chromosome 29, ASM1920278v2, whole genome shotgun sequence genome window below encodes:
- the LOC125040310 gene encoding uncharacterized protein LOC125040310 — MSTGKYIIYFLYLGVNWIGCFKEKPTILKSSQQEIEIHSSFSVRAEGEEDEGRNRNFVSLSCVVIGDPDGQFLACHHGRPNRQSSVSLCCAPVSMRPRRVPIEKKTTTRHTRSFIKQTNKQTLTSKRSHIFTRKI, encoded by the exons ATGTCTACTGGCAAGTATATCATTTACTTCCTATATTTAGGTGTAAATTGG ATTGGATGTTTCAAAGAGAAACCAACTATACTGAAAAGTTCACAGCAAG AAATTGAAATCCACTCGAGTTTTAGTGTCAGAGCGGAAGGTGAGGAGGATGAAGGTCGCAACCGgaattttgtctctctttcttgt GTTGTCATCGGTGATCCTGATGGTCAGTTCCTTGCCTGCCACCATGGAAGGCCTAACAGACAGAGCAG CGTGTCCCTGTGCTGTGCCCCCGTGTCCATGCGCCCCAGGAGGGTaccaatagagaaaaaaacaacaacaaggcaTACAAGAAgtttcataaaacaaacaaacaaacaaacacttacgaGCAAGAGGTCTCACATATTCACCAGAAAGATTTAG